In Prescottella soli, a genomic segment contains:
- a CDS encoding acyl-CoA dehydrogenase family protein has product MNLALTAEERAFREEMRTFFRTEIPVEIRERVASGAQLGRDDFVATQRILNAAGLAVPHWPVRWGGRDWTVVQRHIWLDEMQLAAVPEPLAFNVNMVGPVIATFGSQEQKERFLAPTANLDIWWCQGFSEPGSGSDLASLQTRAVRDGDHYVVNGQKTWTTLAQYADWIFCLVRTDPNAPKKQAGISFLLVDLTSPGVTVRPIRLIDGSYEVNEVFFDDVRVPAENLVGEENAGWSYAKFLLGNERTGVTGVGRAKIRLARAKEHAAHTPLGSGSLLDDPLFAARVAELENELLALELTQLRVVAASAHGKPDPASSLLKLRGSELQQAATELLVDVAGPDSLPFDAGPDIETPLWAQRAAPTYLNYRKVSIYSGSSEVQRSIIASSILGL; this is encoded by the coding sequence ATGAACCTGGCCCTGACCGCGGAAGAGCGCGCGTTCCGGGAGGAGATGCGGACCTTCTTCCGCACCGAGATCCCCGTCGAGATCCGCGAGCGGGTGGCGTCGGGCGCACAGCTCGGCCGGGACGACTTCGTCGCGACACAGCGCATCCTCAACGCGGCGGGGCTCGCGGTCCCGCACTGGCCGGTCCGGTGGGGTGGCCGGGACTGGACGGTGGTGCAGCGGCACATCTGGCTCGACGAGATGCAGTTGGCCGCGGTGCCCGAACCGCTTGCGTTCAACGTGAACATGGTCGGCCCGGTGATCGCGACGTTCGGATCGCAGGAGCAGAAGGAACGGTTCCTGGCGCCGACCGCGAATCTCGACATCTGGTGGTGTCAGGGGTTTTCCGAGCCCGGATCCGGGTCGGACCTGGCGTCGTTGCAGACGCGCGCGGTGCGCGACGGTGACCACTACGTCGTCAACGGGCAGAAGACGTGGACGACGCTGGCCCAGTACGCCGACTGGATCTTCTGCCTCGTCCGCACCGACCCGAACGCACCGAAGAAGCAGGCGGGCATCTCGTTCCTGCTCGTCGATCTCACGTCGCCGGGCGTCACGGTCAGGCCGATCCGGTTGATCGACGGCAGCTACGAGGTCAACGAGGTGTTCTTCGACGACGTCCGCGTTCCCGCCGAGAACCTCGTCGGCGAGGAGAACGCCGGCTGGAGTTACGCGAAGTTCCTGCTCGGCAACGAGCGTACGGGCGTGACGGGAGTGGGCCGCGCCAAGATCAGGCTGGCACGGGCGAAGGAACACGCGGCGCACACGCCCCTCGGATCGGGCAGCCTCCTCGACGATCCGCTGTTCGCGGCCCGCGTCGCGGAACTCGAGAACGAGCTGCTCGCGCTCGAACTGACGCAGCTGCGCGTCGTGGCCGCCTCGGCGCACGGCAAGCCCGACCCCGCGTCGTCGTTGCTGAAGCTGCGGGGTTCGGAACTGCAGCAGGCCGCGACCGAGCTTCTGGTGGACGTGGCGGGACCGGACTCGTTGCCGTTCGACGCCGGGCCCGACATCGAGACACCGCTGTGGGCGCAGCGCGCGGCCCCGACCTACCTCAACTATCGGAAGGTGTCCATCTACAGCGGGTCGAGCGAGGTGCAGCGCAGCATCATCGCCTCCTCGATCCTCGGACTGTGA
- a CDS encoding ABC transporter permease translates to MAVTNSPMRKVSLRNLAAHKVRLVLTVLSVVLGTAFVAGSFVFTDTLQKTFDSIMDGGAKGVDVRVSPVEQGSSGVPIADVDTLRAVDGVRAVAPSVGGQIVVLNSAGKPLQNGGAPSIGTSYLPPDQQLGEPDKFVGGTPPQQAGQIALNESAAKRAGLAVGDHTRVLTMSGWNDVTLSGVYAPETDTGGYVGALFTDTQARELFTDGSHVGYIDVAGTGVSQDQLRDRIAAAVPDTKVQTADEVREETKDEVGKALSFVNYFLLAFGAIALLVGTFIIYNTFSMIVAQRLRELALLRAIGASRKQVGRSVVFEAIVVGVIGSALGIAGGVGLAYGLRGLLNAFDLGLPQGPLQIEPRTIIVALVLGLIVTVVSAYAPARRASKVPPVAAMREEFASTGDTLKVRTLIGAISAVLGVLALVVGAQSTGGGAAALVGLGALALVLAVLLAAPALSRPVVGALGAVFAKPFGPVGRLARTNAVRNPKRTAATAFALTLGLMLVSVIGVFGASAKSSVNALVDKGVEADFVLTGPQGIGVPAGAAAAAAKVTGVEEAVSLHGVAVKIDDKDVFGTALSGSPDGVLDYTMKEGTTSITGTDMLVSESEATDHGWKLGTPVTLTDRDGEQVTTTVTGVYADNQLLGPWVVSDQVYQQVTPLNMRTEWAVLVKAAAGSNMTMMASDLATATDPFVVVQVQDREQFKGTQGQQIDTLLAVLYGLLALAVVIAILGIVNTLALSVVERRREIGMLRAVGMQRAQVRRTIYLESVLIAVFGALVGVVLGVVFGWGFVRTLADQGLDQVSVPWGQVLGMLIGSAVVGVLAALWPASRAARTKPLEAIADM, encoded by the coding sequence ATGGCCGTGACAAATTCCCCGATGCGCAAGGTTTCCCTGCGCAACCTCGCCGCGCACAAGGTGCGACTCGTGCTGACCGTGCTGTCGGTGGTGCTCGGCACGGCGTTCGTCGCCGGATCCTTCGTCTTCACCGACACTCTGCAGAAGACGTTCGACAGCATCATGGACGGCGGCGCCAAGGGCGTCGACGTGCGGGTGAGCCCCGTCGAGCAGGGCTCGAGCGGTGTCCCGATCGCGGACGTCGACACCCTCCGCGCCGTCGACGGTGTCCGCGCCGTCGCACCGTCCGTGGGCGGACAGATCGTGGTTCTCAACTCGGCCGGCAAGCCCCTGCAGAACGGCGGCGCGCCGAGCATCGGTACGTCGTACCTGCCACCGGACCAGCAGCTCGGCGAACCGGACAAGTTCGTCGGCGGTACCCCGCCGCAGCAGGCGGGCCAGATCGCGCTCAACGAGAGCGCCGCGAAGCGGGCCGGCCTGGCGGTCGGCGACCACACGCGCGTGTTGACGATGAGCGGCTGGAACGATGTGACGCTGTCGGGCGTCTACGCTCCCGAGACCGACACCGGCGGGTACGTCGGCGCGTTGTTCACGGACACGCAGGCTCGCGAGCTGTTCACCGACGGCAGCCACGTCGGCTACATCGACGTCGCCGGTACCGGTGTCTCGCAGGACCAGCTGCGGGACCGGATCGCGGCCGCGGTGCCCGACACCAAGGTCCAGACGGCCGACGAGGTCCGCGAGGAGACCAAGGACGAGGTGGGCAAGGCGCTCAGCTTCGTCAACTACTTCCTGCTGGCGTTCGGCGCGATCGCGCTGCTGGTCGGCACCTTCATCATCTACAACACCTTCTCGATGATCGTCGCGCAGCGCCTGCGCGAGCTCGCGCTGCTGCGCGCGATCGGTGCCAGCCGCAAGCAGGTGGGCCGGTCGGTGGTCTTCGAGGCCATCGTCGTCGGCGTGATCGGCAGCGCGCTCGGCATCGCGGGCGGTGTGGGACTCGCCTACGGTCTGCGCGGGCTGCTCAACGCCTTCGACCTGGGCCTGCCGCAGGGCCCGCTGCAGATCGAGCCGCGCACGATCATCGTCGCGCTCGTGCTCGGCCTGATCGTGACCGTCGTCAGTGCCTACGCGCCGGCCCGCCGGGCGTCGAAGGTGCCTCCGGTCGCGGCCATGCGCGAGGAGTTCGCGTCCACCGGCGACACCCTGAAGGTGCGCACCCTGATCGGTGCGATCTCCGCCGTGCTGGGTGTCCTCGCGCTGGTCGTCGGCGCCCAGTCCACCGGTGGCGGCGCGGCGGCGCTCGTCGGGCTCGGGGCGCTCGCGCTCGTGCTCGCGGTCCTGCTGGCCGCGCCGGCGCTGTCCCGGCCGGTCGTCGGTGCCCTCGGGGCGGTGTTCGCCAAGCCGTTCGGCCCGGTCGGACGACTGGCCCGCACCAACGCGGTGCGCAACCCCAAGCGCACGGCCGCGACGGCGTTCGCGCTGACCCTCGGCCTGATGCTCGTGTCGGTGATCGGTGTGTTCGGTGCGTCCGCCAAGTCCAGCGTGAACGCGCTCGTCGACAAGGGCGTCGAGGCCGACTTCGTGCTCACCGGACCGCAGGGCATCGGCGTCCCGGCGGGGGCCGCCGCGGCCGCCGCGAAGGTGACCGGGGTCGAGGAAGCGGTCTCGCTCCACGGCGTCGCCGTGAAGATCGACGACAAGGACGTGTTCGGCACGGCGCTCAGCGGTTCACCCGACGGCGTGCTCGACTACACGATGAAGGAGGGCACCACCTCGATCACCGGCACCGACATGCTGGTCAGCGAGTCCGAGGCCACCGATCACGGCTGGAAGCTGGGCACGCCGGTCACCCTCACCGACCGCGACGGCGAGCAGGTCACCACGACGGTGACCGGCGTCTACGCCGACAACCAGCTGCTCGGTCCGTGGGTCGTCTCCGACCAGGTGTACCAGCAGGTGACCCCGCTCAACATGCGCACCGAATGGGCCGTGCTGGTCAAGGCGGCGGCGGGCTCGAACATGACGATGATGGCGTCCGATCTCGCGACCGCGACCGACCCGTTCGTCGTGGTGCAGGTCCAGGACCGGGAGCAGTTCAAGGGCACCCAGGGGCAGCAGATCGACACGCTGCTCGCGGTGCTGTACGGCCTGCTTGCCCTCGCGGTCGTCATCGCGATCCTCGGCATCGTCAACACCCTCGCCCTCTCGGTCGTCGAACGGCGGCGTGAGATCGGCATGTTGCGGGCGGTCGGGATGCAGCGGGCGCAGGTGCGACGCACCATCTATCTCGAGTCGGTGCTGATCGCGGTGTTCGGTGCCCTCGTCGGTGTCGTGCTCGGCGTGGTCTTCGGTTGGGGCTTCGTGCGGACGCTCGCCGACCAGGGCCTGGACCAGGTCTCGGTTCCGTGGGGGCAGGTCCTCGGGATGCTGATCGGGTCCGCGGTGGTCGGCGTCCTCGCGGCCCTCTGGCCGGCGAGCCGGGCGGCGCGAACCAAGCCCCTCGAGGCCATCGCCGACATGTAG
- a CDS encoding acyl-CoA dehydrogenase family protein — protein sequence MDFELDNEQKLLRDTTRGLLERSYDAETLAAVKASPCGWSADVWRRLAETGLLGLGFDDEDGGSGAGPVEVGLVMTELGRRLAPEPVLDAVVVPGSVIADVGSEAQRRKILPVVADGGLLLAFAHAEPGTRWPAVDVGTHAVRQGDSWTITGTKNPVPHGDCADTVVVSASLPDGGVGLFLVDTDAPGVVRRRYATHDGLRAAQIELRDVAAEPLGDGGDAVVAIRAAQVRAQAALCAEAVGAMEEALRLTTEYLRTRKQFGVPLASFQTLTQRAADMYVSLELARSMSLYVTMSLADGVVDPVVASRAKLRIGRSARHIGQEAIQMHGGIGMTAEYAVGHYVSRLTAIEHTLGSADDHLRVLAADVAGHDMVDVAD from the coding sequence ATGGACTTCGAACTCGACAACGAACAGAAGCTGTTGCGGGACACCACGAGAGGCCTGCTCGAGCGCAGTTACGACGCGGAGACCCTTGCCGCGGTGAAGGCGTCGCCGTGCGGATGGAGCGCGGACGTGTGGCGTCGGCTGGCCGAGACCGGACTGCTCGGACTCGGATTCGACGACGAGGACGGCGGATCGGGGGCCGGCCCTGTCGAGGTAGGGCTGGTGATGACGGAGCTAGGGCGGCGACTGGCCCCCGAACCCGTTCTCGACGCGGTCGTGGTGCCCGGCAGCGTGATCGCGGATGTGGGCAGTGAGGCGCAACGTCGCAAGATCCTGCCCGTCGTCGCCGACGGCGGCCTGCTGCTCGCGTTCGCGCACGCCGAGCCGGGGACCCGCTGGCCGGCGGTCGATGTCGGCACTCATGCTGTCCGGCAGGGGGATTCGTGGACGATCACCGGGACCAAGAACCCGGTCCCACACGGCGACTGCGCCGACACGGTCGTCGTCTCGGCGTCGCTCCCGGACGGTGGGGTCGGTCTGTTCCTGGTGGACACGGACGCCCCCGGCGTGGTCCGGCGTCGGTATGCCACGCATGACGGCCTACGGGCCGCGCAGATCGAGTTGCGCGACGTCGCCGCCGAACCGCTGGGTGACGGTGGGGACGCCGTCGTCGCGATCCGGGCAGCGCAGGTTCGGGCGCAGGCCGCACTGTGCGCCGAGGCCGTCGGGGCGATGGAGGAGGCATTGCGGCTGACCACCGAATACCTCCGCACCCGTAAGCAGTTCGGTGTTCCGTTGGCGAGTTTCCAGACCCTGACCCAGCGTGCCGCGGACATGTACGTGTCGCTGGAGCTGGCGCGGAGCATGAGCCTGTACGTGACGATGTCGCTGGCGGACGGCGTGGTCGATCCCGTCGTCGCGTCGCGGGCGAAGCTGCGGATCGGCAGGTCGGCGCGGCACATCGGGCAGGAGGCGATCCAGATGCACGGCGGGATCGGCATGACCGCCGAATATGCGGTGGGCCACTACGTGTCCCGGCTGACCGCGATCGAACACACACTCGGCTCGGCCGACGACCATCTGCGGGTACTCGCCGCCGACGTCGCCGGGCACGACATGGTCGACGTCGCGGACTAG
- a CDS encoding AMIN-like domain-containing (lipo)protein codes for MTHYRSRRTLAMSSVAVAALALAGCTSAESEPTASTTSITTSSAADSGDTEREMSAPQAAAEGTLTAAPTGQAPESVAASPDAALTIRDIRVGKHDGFDRVVYEFGGTGTPGWRAEMVSTATQQGSGTPLAVAGQGILQVLVDGSSMPFMTNVEPYSGPNPLEVENPVVVTEVRDAGIFEGTDQTFIGLSDRNVSYRVYTLTEPTRLVVDIAR; via the coding sequence ATGACGCACTACCGGTCCCGCCGCACTCTCGCCATGTCGTCCGTCGCTGTCGCCGCGCTCGCCCTCGCGGGCTGCACCAGCGCCGAATCCGAGCCGACCGCCTCGACCACGTCGATCACCACCTCGTCCGCCGCCGACTCCGGCGACACGGAGCGTGAGATGTCGGCACCCCAGGCCGCGGCCGAAGGCACGCTGACCGCGGCGCCGACCGGTCAGGCCCCGGAGAGCGTCGCGGCGTCGCCGGACGCCGCGCTCACCATCAGAGACATCCGCGTCGGCAAGCACGACGGCTTCGACCGCGTGGTCTACGAGTTCGGCGGCACCGGAACCCCGGGCTGGCGCGCCGAGATGGTGTCCACCGCGACCCAGCAGGGCAGCGGCACCCCCCTCGCGGTCGCCGGTCAGGGCATCCTGCAGGTCCTCGTCGACGGGTCCTCGATGCCGTTCATGACCAATGTCGAGCCGTACTCGGGACCCAACCCTCTCGAGGTCGAGAACCCCGTCGTCGTGACCGAGGTCCGCGACGCCGGAATCTTCGAGGGCACCGACCAGACGTTCATCGGGCTCTCCGACCGCAACGTCTCCTACCGCGTCTACACGCTCACCGAACCGACGCGCCTGGTGGTCGACATCGCGCGCTGA
- a CDS encoding SDR family NAD(P)-dependent oxidoreductase, protein MGKLDGKVALITGAGQGVGQGIAFALAKEGARIAVSGRTESKLIDTCEAIAVFGGVAEPVVADVSDAEDIARAVDATAALFGGVDILVNNASLNPLGPINDLKPDLLERAYTSGPIAALRTMQACYPHMKERGGGAIVNMVSSVAVRWDASGYGGYASVKEAVRALTRAAACEWGVDNIRVNAVAPHAMSPGLQRWTEARPEEAAAFVASIPMRRIGDPETDIGNAVAFLVGPDSGYLTGATIPLDGGQARWS, encoded by the coding sequence ATGGGCAAGTTGGATGGAAAGGTCGCGCTCATCACGGGCGCAGGCCAGGGCGTCGGTCAGGGCATCGCGTTCGCGCTCGCCAAGGAGGGCGCGCGGATCGCGGTGTCGGGGCGGACCGAGTCCAAGCTGATCGACACCTGTGAGGCGATTGCCGTATTCGGCGGCGTTGCCGAACCGGTCGTCGCGGACGTGTCGGACGCCGAGGACATCGCGCGCGCCGTCGACGCGACTGCGGCGCTGTTCGGGGGCGTCGACATCCTGGTCAACAACGCCAGCCTCAACCCGCTCGGTCCGATCAACGACCTGAAGCCGGACCTCCTGGAGCGGGCCTACACCTCCGGTCCGATCGCGGCGCTGCGCACGATGCAGGCCTGTTACCCGCACATGAAGGAGCGCGGCGGCGGCGCGATCGTGAACATGGTGTCGTCGGTGGCGGTCCGGTGGGACGCCAGCGGCTACGGCGGGTACGCGTCGGTCAAGGAGGCGGTCCGCGCGCTGACCAGGGCGGCGGCATGCGAGTGGGGTGTCGACAACATCCGAGTCAATGCTGTTGCGCCGCACGCGATGTCGCCGGGACTGCAGCGCTGGACCGAGGCGCGTCCGGAGGAGGCGGCCGCGTTCGTCGCGAGTATCCCGATGCGCCGGATCGGCGACCCCGAGACCGACATCGGCAACGCGGTCGCGTTCCTCGTCGGGCCGGACTCCGGATACCTGACGGGCGCGACGATTCCCCTCGACGGCGGTCAGGCTCGCTGGTCGTGA
- a CDS encoding arylsulfatase: MAAEFTGKVSVDIRDSTPDWAPFAEPRAPEGAPNVLYLVWDDTGIGTWDFYGGLVEMPNLRRIAERGVLLSQFHTTALCSPTRAALLTGRNPTSVGMATVEEFTDGFANSSGRIPADAALLSEVLSDRGWNTYAVGKWHLTPLEESNLAANKRNWPLSRGFERFYGFLGGEADQWYPNLVYDNHPVDPPSSPEDGYHLSKDLADKSIEFIRDAKVIAPHKPWFLYLCPGCGHAPHHVSKEWADRYAGRFDMGYERYREIVLDNQKRLGLVPAETELSQMNPYADEVSADGAPWPVGDTVRPWDSLDDGEQRLFCRMAEVFAGFQSYTDAQIGRLLDYLEDSGQLDNTIVVLLSDNGASGEGGPNGSVNEYKFFNGYPDRIEDGLAQIDDLGGPETYNHYCTGWAMAFNTPYKLFKRYASHEGGIADPCVISWPDGISARGEVRDNYINVCDITPTVYELLGVDPPLLVGGVPQRPLEGVSFRPVLADPEAATGKTTQFYSMLGTRGIWHDGWFANTVHPAAPSNWGHFDDDRWELFHIERDRSQIRDLAAARPDKLDEMRTLWFEEAAKYDGLPLNDLDVLSAFLRFRPYLTGARESFVYYPDAAEVGPGAALEMRGRSFSVLADVRIESDDVDGVLFAHGGRLGGHSLFVQDGHLKYVYNFLGEDEQVVVSTEPVPTAGAHVLGVRFDRTGAAADGFTPVGDMTLHIDDREVGSLGGVRVQPAMFSGVGEGIRVGRDTGQSVSRLYGAPFRFRGGTVRKVTADVSGTPYLDLEREIARAFSHD; encoded by the coding sequence ATGGCTGCGGAGTTCACGGGCAAGGTTTCGGTCGACATCCGGGATTCGACGCCGGACTGGGCGCCGTTCGCGGAACCCCGTGCGCCAGAAGGCGCCCCGAACGTCCTGTACCTGGTGTGGGACGACACGGGGATCGGCACGTGGGACTTCTACGGCGGTCTGGTCGAGATGCCGAATCTCCGGCGCATCGCCGAGCGTGGGGTGTTGCTCAGTCAGTTCCACACCACCGCGCTGTGCTCGCCGACGCGGGCCGCGCTGCTGACGGGACGCAACCCGACGTCGGTGGGGATGGCGACGGTCGAGGAGTTCACCGACGGGTTCGCCAACTCGAGTGGACGGATACCGGCCGACGCGGCGCTGCTGTCGGAGGTGCTGAGCGATCGCGGCTGGAACACCTACGCCGTCGGCAAGTGGCACCTGACTCCTTTGGAGGAGTCGAATCTGGCGGCCAACAAACGGAATTGGCCGCTTTCGCGAGGATTCGAGCGCTTCTACGGATTCCTCGGCGGTGAGGCCGACCAGTGGTATCCCAACCTGGTCTACGACAACCACCCGGTCGATCCGCCGTCGTCACCGGAGGACGGCTATCACCTGTCGAAGGATCTGGCCGACAAGTCGATCGAGTTCATTCGCGACGCCAAGGTCATCGCGCCGCACAAGCCGTGGTTCCTGTACCTGTGTCCGGGCTGCGGGCATGCGCCACATCATGTTTCGAAGGAATGGGCGGACCGGTACGCCGGCCGGTTCGACATGGGGTACGAGCGGTACCGCGAGATCGTCCTCGACAACCAGAAGCGGCTCGGCCTGGTTCCCGCGGAAACCGAACTGTCGCAGATGAATCCGTACGCGGACGAGGTGAGCGCGGACGGGGCACCGTGGCCGGTGGGGGACACAGTCCGCCCGTGGGACTCGCTCGACGACGGCGAGCAGCGCCTGTTCTGCCGGATGGCGGAGGTGTTCGCCGGGTTCCAGAGCTACACCGACGCCCAGATCGGCCGCCTGCTCGACTATCTCGAGGACTCCGGCCAGCTCGACAACACGATCGTCGTGCTGCTGTCCGACAACGGCGCCAGCGGTGAGGGCGGACCCAACGGCTCGGTCAACGAGTACAAGTTCTTCAACGGCTACCCGGACCGGATCGAGGACGGTCTGGCACAGATCGACGACCTGGGCGGTCCGGAGACGTACAACCATTACTGCACCGGGTGGGCGATGGCGTTCAACACCCCGTACAAGCTGTTCAAGAGGTACGCGTCGCACGAGGGAGGGATCGCGGACCCGTGCGTGATCTCGTGGCCGGACGGCATCTCCGCCCGCGGTGAGGTCCGCGACAACTACATCAACGTCTGTGACATCACCCCCACCGTGTACGAACTGCTCGGTGTCGATCCGCCGCTGCTGGTCGGCGGGGTGCCGCAGCGGCCGCTCGAGGGGGTGAGCTTCCGACCCGTCCTCGCGGATCCGGAGGCGGCGACCGGCAAGACGACCCAGTTCTACTCGATGCTCGGTACCCGCGGGATCTGGCACGACGGCTGGTTCGCGAACACGGTGCACCCGGCGGCCCCGTCCAACTGGGGGCACTTCGACGACGACCGCTGGGAGCTGTTCCACATCGAGCGGGACCGCAGCCAGATCCGTGACCTCGCGGCGGCGCGACCGGACAAGCTCGACGAGATGCGCACGCTGTGGTTCGAGGAGGCCGCGAAGTACGACGGGCTGCCCCTCAACGACCTCGACGTGCTGTCCGCGTTCCTGCGCTTCCGGCCGTACCTGACCGGTGCACGCGAGTCGTTCGTCTACTACCCGGACGCGGCCGAGGTGGGGCCGGGCGCCGCGCTCGAGATGCGGGGCCGGTCGTTCTCGGTGCTCGCGGACGTGCGGATCGAATCCGACGACGTCGACGGTGTCCTGTTCGCCCACGGCGGCCGACTCGGCGGCCACAGCCTGTTCGTGCAGGACGGGCACCTGAAGTACGTGTACAACTTCCTCGGTGAGGACGAGCAGGTCGTCGTCTCGACCGAGCCGGTCCCCACCGCCGGTGCCCACGTCCTCGGGGTGCGGTTCGATCGGACGGGGGCGGCCGCCGACGGGTTCACGCCGGTCGGGGACATGACCCTCCACATCGACGACCGCGAGGTCGGTTCGCTCGGCGGCGTGCGGGTCCAGCCGGCGATGTTCTCCGGGGTGGGGGAGGGAATCCGGGTCGGACGCGACACCGGCCAGTCGGTCTCGAGGCTCTATGGGGCGCCTTTCCGGTTCCGTGGGGGAACCGTTCGGAAGGTGACCGCCGACGTCTCGGGTACCCCGTACCTCGACCTCGAGCGGGAAATCGCCCGCGCCTTCTCCCACGATTGA
- a CDS encoding deoxyribonuclease IV has product MRIGAHVRQDADPIGAGERLGADIVQLFLTDPQKWDKPEPHPQTEQILQSPIDVVVHSSYAINVASLNNRLRMPSRKAVADQAAAAADIGAVGLVVHGGHVRDGEDPAAGVANWRKLFERQQDKGGFPVPILIENTAGGDFAMARHLDAIARLWDAVGEFGAGFCLDTCHAWAGGEELLGIVERVKAITGRIDLVHLNNSRDEFDSARDRHANLVTGMIDPAMLTAVASAAEAPVILETPADGIADDLAYLRDALAGD; this is encoded by the coding sequence ATGCGGATCGGAGCCCATGTCCGGCAGGACGCGGACCCCATCGGGGCCGGCGAGCGCCTCGGCGCGGACATCGTCCAACTGTTCCTCACCGACCCGCAGAAGTGGGACAAGCCCGAACCGCATCCGCAGACGGAACAGATCCTGCAGAGCCCGATCGACGTCGTCGTGCACTCGTCGTACGCCATCAACGTCGCCAGCCTCAACAACCGACTCCGGATGCCGTCCCGCAAGGCGGTCGCCGATCAGGCCGCGGCGGCCGCCGACATCGGCGCGGTCGGCCTCGTGGTCCACGGCGGCCACGTGCGCGACGGCGAGGATCCGGCCGCGGGTGTCGCGAACTGGCGAAAGCTGTTCGAACGTCAACAGGACAAGGGCGGATTCCCGGTGCCGATCCTCATCGAGAACACCGCCGGCGGCGACTTCGCGATGGCCCGGCATCTCGATGCGATCGCGCGATTGTGGGACGCCGTCGGCGAGTTCGGCGCCGGCTTCTGCCTCGACACGTGCCACGCGTGGGCGGGGGGTGAGGAACTGCTCGGCATCGTCGAGCGCGTCAAGGCGATCACCGGCCGGATCGACCTGGTGCACCTGAACAACTCGCGCGACGAGTTCGACTCCGCCCGCGACCGGCACGCGAACCTGGTCACCGGCATGATCGACCCCGCGATGCTCACGGCCGTCGCCTCCGCGGCCGAAGCCCCCGTGATCCTCGAGACCCCCGCCGACGGGATCGCCGACGATCTCGCCTACCTGCGCGACGCGCTGGCCGGGGACTGA
- a CDS encoding ABC transporter ATP-binding protein yields the protein MLGMPTETEMPTETTVAARAVNLMKVYGSGDTQVHALAGVSAEFARGEFTAIMGPSGSGKSTLMHCLAGLDAATSGSVLIGATDLTTLSDKQMTQLRRDRIGFVFQAFNLVPTLTALENITLPLDIAGRKADQQWLDTVIDRLGLRDRLDHRPGELSGGQQQRVACARALAGQPEIIFGDEPTGNLDSRSSGEVLSILRAAVDEFDQTVVIVTHDPRAASFADRVVFLADGQIVDELREPTAESVLDRMKNLETV from the coding sequence ATGTTGGGCATGCCAACCGAAACCGAGATGCCCACCGAGACCACCGTTGCCGCGCGAGCGGTCAACCTGATGAAGGTATACGGGTCGGGGGACACCCAGGTCCACGCCCTCGCGGGTGTGTCCGCGGAGTTCGCGCGGGGGGAGTTCACCGCCATCATGGGGCCGTCCGGCTCCGGCAAGTCGACGCTCATGCACTGCCTGGCCGGTCTCGACGCGGCGACGTCGGGTTCGGTGCTGATCGGTGCGACGGACCTGACCACGCTCTCGGACAAGCAGATGACGCAGCTGCGCCGGGACCGGATCGGGTTCGTCTTCCAGGCGTTCAACCTGGTGCCGACCCTCACGGCGCTCGAGAACATCACGCTGCCGCTGGACATCGCCGGCCGGAAGGCCGATCAGCAGTGGCTCGACACCGTGATCGACCGGTTGGGTCTGCGCGATCGGCTCGACCATCGTCCCGGTGAGCTCTCCGGCGGTCAGCAGCAGCGTGTCGCGTGCGCGCGTGCGCTCGCCGGGCAGCCGGAGATCATCTTCGGTGACGAGCCGACCGGCAACCTGGATTCGCGTTCGTCGGGCGAGGTGCTGTCGATCCTGCGGGCGGCAGTCGACGAGTTCGACCAGACCGTCGTGATCGTCACGCACGATCCGCGGGCCGCGAGCTTCGCCGACCGCGTGGTGTTCCTCGCCGACGGTCAGATCGTCGACGAGTTGCGCGAGCCCACCGCGGAGTCGGTCCTGGACCGCATGAAGAACCTCGAGACGGTCTGA